AGATGTGAGATTTTATCTGAAAAATTGCAAAATACTTTGGTTTTGCATGCAGACGGTACCGATATTAAGCTTTTGGCGGAGGAAGTAGCGGAGAGTGCCGTGGTGGTTAACGTTACCAATAATGATGAGAAGAATCTGCTATGTTCGTTAATTACAAAACAACTTGGTGTAAAAAGAATAATAACAAGAGTAGGCAACGAAAATATAATTGCGCTTTTTGAAAAAGTCGGGGTTGATGTTGCGCTTTCTCCTAAGGCTGCTACCTTAGATGAGATAAAAAATAAAATTGTTGATAAATCTACTCACATTATTGCTACTGTAGAGCAGGGAAAAGCGGAAATTCTTGAGCTTGAAGTGTCAGAGAAAATAGAAGATAAACTTGTCAAAGATATTCATTTTCCTACGAGGGCTATTATTGGTATTATCAAGAGGGGAAAACGTATTATTATCCCCAAAGGTGATACGATGCTCAGAGAAGGAGACAGTATGATTATATTTACAAAATCAGACAGTGTATTGAAAATAAAAGAATTTATTAAACGATGAGACCCGATTATATATTATCAGCTTTAGCAATAGTTTTGACAGGGTTTGGGTTATTAGCGCTTACCCCAATTTTGGTTGCATTGTATTATTGTGATTATTCTTCTATCCTTCCTTTTATTTCAGCTTCTATTGTTTCAATAGTAACAGGCAGGTTTTTTGCAGCTATATCGGGTGCAAGGAACAATTTTAACGACTTAAATAAAAAAGAAGCGCTTTTAATTGTATCTTTGACCTGGGTAATGGTTTCCTGTATAGCCGCTATACCTTATCTGTTTTACGGATTTTCTCTTATCAATGCCTTATTTGAGGCAGTGTCAGGGATTACCACCACAGGTGCTACAATTCTGACCAATTTTTCATATCCCAAAACAGTGTTCTTTTGGCGAGCAATGAGCCAATGGCTTGGCGGTATGGGTATTATAATCTTGTTTATAGCTGTTTTACCGCAATTTGCGGTAGCAGGACGGCAAATGTTCTTTGCAGAAGTTCCCGGTCCTACGGAAGAAAAAATTACTCCGAGAATAAGACAAACAGCAAGTTTGTTATGGATGGTCTATGCTATTCTAACCGTTGCGGAGATAATTTGTTTGAAAATAGCCGGTATGCCATGGTTTGACAGTATTTGTAATTCACTTGCAACTATTTCCGCAGGCGGGTTTTCCCCCAACCCTTCGAGTATAATGGGGTATAATAATAATGAGGTTATTTGGGTTATTACATTTTTTATGTTTTTGTCGGGCTGTAACTTTGCTTTGCAGTACAGAGTGTTTTTTCAAGGTCAGTTTAAGGCTTTGATAACCAATGAAGAGTTCAAATTTTATACTAAAATCTTTTTGGTCTTTTCGTGCTTTTTAGCTTTTACGCTCATGTATCACAATCATTTCGGTTTTAGTGATGCGATAAGAGATGCAATGTTTCAGATTATATCAATTATTACTTCAACAGGATTTGCATCGGCTGATTTTGATTTATGGGCAAATGCTTCAAAAGTATTGATTTTTGCAATGATGTTTATAGGGGGCAGTGCAGGCAGCGCAGGCGGCGGTATAAAAGTTGTGAGGGTTTTAATTATTATAAAATACTTAATAAGAGAAATTACCCAGATTCTTCACCCGAGAGCGGTATTGCCTTTGAAAATAGGCAATATGGTAATCCCTGCGGATGTTTTAAGACAGATTGTCGGTTTCGTTATGTTTTATTTTGTAATTTTTATTTTATCATCGGGGATTACATCCATGATTGAGGAAAATATTGTCCTGGGTGTAACAGGCAGTGCCGCCACGATAGGCAATATTGGTCCAGGATTTATGGGTATAGGTCCTATGCAGAGTTTTAACGGTTTGCATGTTGTTACAAAAATTATATATATATGTAACATGCTGGTAGGAAGACTTGAATTAATTCCGTTTCTTGCTATGCTTCATGTAGATTTTTGGAAGATTAAATTTGAGGGCAAGAATAATGCTTAATAAAGTTAAAATTAATGATAATGTAGTATTCGGCAATGACAAACTTGTTATTATAGCAGGTCCCTGTGCAATGGAAGAGGATGTTTCAATTACCCTTAAAACAGCGGAAGAGTTAAAAAAAATCACGCAGGAACTTGATATTCCTTTTGTGTTTAAATCTTCGTTTGATAAAGCAAACCGCAGTTCCATAGATTCTTACAGAGGGATAGGCCTTGAAAAAGGTTTGGAATTGCTTGCAAAAGTAAAACAAGAATTTGGCGTTCCTGTTTT
The genomic region above belongs to Candidatus Gastranaerophilales bacterium and contains:
- a CDS encoding TrkH family potassium uptake protein, giving the protein MRPDYILSALAIVLTGFGLLALTPILVALYYCDYSSILPFISASIVSIVTGRFFAAISGARNNFNDLNKKEALLIVSLTWVMVSCIAAIPYLFYGFSLINALFEAVSGITTTGATILTNFSYPKTVFFWRAMSQWLGGMGIIILFIAVLPQFAVAGRQMFFAEVPGPTEEKITPRIRQTASLLWMVYAILTVAEIICLKIAGMPWFDSICNSLATISAGGFSPNPSSIMGYNNNEVIWVITFFMFLSGCNFALQYRVFFQGQFKALITNEEFKFYTKIFLVFSCFLAFTLMYHNHFGFSDAIRDAMFQIISIITSTGFASADFDLWANASKVLIFAMMFIGGSAGSAGGGIKVVRVLIIIKYLIREITQILHPRAVLPLKIGNMVIPADVLRQIVGFVMFYFVIFILSSGITSMIEENIVLGVTGSAATIGNIGPGFMGIGPMQSFNGLHVVTKIIYICNMLVGRLELIPFLAMLHVDFWKIKFEGKNNA